The Ignavibacteriales bacterium genome contains the following window.
TATAAAACCACTGAAATCGTTTTTCAATTGAAGCATCTATTCGCATCGCTCTGGAAACACTCTCCGATAAATATTCAGCACGGAATTCTTCAGGTGTTCTGAACGATTTGGTTGAAGTGTATTCATAAGGTGCACTTGTGTCATCGCTTGTTTTCCATTCAACCGTCCATCCGTCGGAACCCAACGGGAATGCTTTCTCAGGTACGTTTTTCGATTGCAGTTTCATTGAAATTGTTCGCACGCATGATCCGTCGCTGCTAATGATGGTTTTAACTTTTTCTTCGAGACATCCTGTCAGAGAAATCAGCAATGGCAGTAATAATGTGATTATTATTTTATTGTTCGGTTTCATAATTATTTATCTCCTTCTTGCGTTAATTGTTCAAGATCTTTCATGAGTGCTTTGCCTTCTGTAGCTAAAATCTTTCGCTCGCGGTCATTGATTCCATCTTCGATGTTAACCTCCGATAGGTTCGGATACCGGGATGATAGATAATCAAAAAGTCCGTTTTGCTTTTTGAATAATTCCAAAAGTTCCGAACCAATCATTCGCATAGGATCCAAGCTAATCCCAGCGTTATTTAATGAGGATGAAAAACCTTCTTTAACTTTCGGTGTTACTATGCCGAGAATGTTCCTCGCATCGGAGTTAGTATAAGAAATATCCGATCCGGTGTTTCTTTTCGTTGTGCGCAAATGCGTTTCCAGATCGGAAATTTTTCGTGCATCCCGCGATTGTTGTGTTACAAACAACAAAGTTGCAGACAAAACCATGATGCTCAATGCCGGTTTCAGCCACCCGAATATTACATCTAAATTCAGAGATTTCCTTTTGCTCACTGCATTCCTGCCATTTGTTTTCACAATCCGATTGATCATCTCGTTGACAAGAGAAATATCATCCGACATATCCGGAGTAGTTTCCCGAACCGGAGAAAGAGCAACATCAATCGAATGCAGTTGCTCTATAATATCCCTGCATTGAGAACAGTTCTTGGTATGTTCAATCACCTTCTGATTTTCATCAGCCGATAACTCACCTTTTCGATAAAGATAAATCAGAGGTTCTATTTTTCTGCATTCATTCATAATTGCTCACTTCCTTGCAATCGATTTACAGCGATGCGAATTCTCCGCCGTGCATAGCAGAGATTTGTTTTTACTGAACCGATTGACATACCAGCCATTTCCGCTATTTCCTCAATTGAAAAATCCAGAATATCGCGAAGATGAAAAACAAGATATTCTTTCGGAGGCAGATTTCTTGATTCGGAAATGACATGATCGCAAAGATCAGATTTCTCGGCTTCAGAATGGAAATCCCGGCTGTCGGCAACATCGTTATTCCCGAATAAACTTCCCGTGTAACCAAAAATATTTTTCTGCCGTGAATTCATTTTTATTTTGTCATAGCATAAATTGACAACGATCTTATAGATCCATGTGGTGAATTTAATTTCCTTGCGATATTTTCCAAGATTGTTCCAGACACGTATAAATGCTTCCTGTACGACATCTTTTGAGTTCTCTTCGTCATGCAATAACCGGAACGCGACCGCGTATGCATATTGTTTCTGCGAGTCCATGAGCGATGCGAATGCCGCGATATCTCCGTCCAAGCTTTTCCGGACAAGTTCCGGCAAATCAGGTTTCTGCAGTTCCGATTTCTGTGAATTCCTCATTGACTCTATTTATATTCTTTTATAATGATACGACTGAAAGTTGTTATGGTTAAAAAATATAGTGAAATAAATTGGGAAATATATTGAGTAAAAGTTGGAAATTCCGTGAAAACTGGTAGGATAAGCCAGATATGTTTAGTGGGATGGGGAAGATGGAAGTATGTTGTGATTATTTTTGATAACGTTCGGGGCTTTGTAAAGGAAGGCAATTAATATCACTTCACTTTCGACCAGTAAAAAGTAAATAAAAAACACAACTGTTCAACTAACCACTGTCCACCCGTTTTTGCTAAGCCCTTGTTAGCTGTTACTATACTTCTCGTTCGCATTGTCGTCTTCAAGTTTGATGTAATCGTTATCTGTTGAAAGAATTGATCGTGCTACCCAGCTTGGTTTAATGCTGTCGTAAAGAATTTTGGAAAAAGTGCCACCGAAAATTAAAACTTCCTTCCCACTCGGAAGGGTTACAACTATTCCTTTATTATTTATCACAACAAAACCTTCTCTAACTGTTGTCTGTTTTCTTTTGATAGTTTCTTTTTCAGTCAACCACCTTGCTTTTAAGCCAAAGGAATTAAATGTGTCAATCAATGCATCAGCATTTATCCCAATTATCACTTTCACTTTTCCAGTAAGAATGTCAATAATAAAGTCAGGGGGAAATGGTTTGCCAAACAATGGTTCCGATAGATTACTTGTTATGGATAGCCAGTCAATAATGAGGTAGTTCTCTGTTTGTTCTTTGAGTATTTGCTCAATTGCAAAGCCAGCCATTATTAGTTCCTTGTCACGATACATTCCAATGTGAACGCAAGAGTCAATAACATTGTAAGCCCAGATTTTTTCTTTTAAATCTTCATACAGTTTGCGAAGTTCTTTGTGATAGATTTCTGTTGTTACAATAGGTGTGAATACGGTGATATTGCTACCTGAAACGGGGTCAATACCTTTATCATTGTTAATTACATCAACCGCACGGATTGCTCGTTCTTGTTGTCTTTGTACTCACTTAATTTGTTTGACCGTTGTCTCGTCAAACTTTTCTTTCAAACTTTCATCAGTTATTGAATCGATTGTTTTGCCAGCTTCTT
Protein-coding sequences here:
- a CDS encoding zf-HC2 domain-containing protein, which produces MNECRKIEPLIYLYRKGELSADENQKVIEHTKNCSQCRDIIEQLHSIDVALSPVRETTPDMSDDISLVNEMINRIVKTNGRNAVSKRKSLNLDVIFGWLKPALSIMVLSATLLFVTQQSRDARKISDLETHLRTTKRNTGSDISYTNSDARNILGIVTPKVKEGFSSSLNNAGISLDPMRMIGSELLELFKKQNGLFDYLSSRYPNLSEVNIEDGINDRERKILATEGKALMKDLEQLTQEGDK
- a CDS encoding RNA polymerase sigma factor, producing the protein MRNSQKSELQKPDLPELVRKSLDGDIAAFASLMDSQKQYAYAVAFRLLHDEENSKDVVQEAFIRVWNNLGKYRKEIKFTTWIYKIVVNLCYDKIKMNSRQKNIFGYTGSLFGNNDVADSRDFHSEAEKSDLCDHVISESRNLPPKEYLVFHLRDILDFSIEEIAEMAGMSIGSVKTNLCYARRRIRIAVNRLQGSEQL